In a genomic window of Tursiops truncatus isolate mTurTru1 chromosome 7, mTurTru1.mat.Y, whole genome shotgun sequence:
- the ARL4C gene encoding ADP-ribosylation factor-like protein 4C, with the protein MGNISSNISAFQSLHIVMLGLDSAGKTTVLYRLKFNEFVNTVPTIGFNTEKIKLSNGTAKGISCHFWDVGGQEKLRPLWKSYSRCTDGIIYVVDSVDVDRLEEAKTELHKVTKFAENQGTPLLVIANKQDLPKSLPVAEIEKQLALHELIPATTYHVQPACAIIGEGLTEGMDKLYEMILKRRKSLKQKKKR; encoded by the coding sequence ATGGGCAACATCTCTTCCAACATCTCGGCCTTCCAGTCCCTGCACATCGTCATGCTGGGTTTGGACTCGGCCGGCAAGACCACGGTGCTCTACCGGCTCAAGTTCAACGAGTTCGTGAACACGGTGCCCACCATCGGCTTCAACACGGAGAAGATCAAGCTGAGCAACGGCACGGCCAAGGGCATCAGCTGCCACTTCTGGGACGTGGGCGGCCAGGAGAAGCTGCGGCCGCTGTGGAAGTCCTACAGCCGCTGCACGGACGGCATCATCTACGTGGTGGACTCGGTGGACGTGGACCGGCTGGAGGAGGCCAAGACGGAGCTGCACAAGGTGACCAAGTTCGCCGAGAACCAGGGCACGCCGCTGCTCGTCATCGCCAACAAGCAGGACCTGCCCAAGTCGCTGCCCGTGGCCGAGATCGAGAAGCAGCTGGCGCTGCACGAGCTCATCCCGGCCACCACCTACCACGTCCAGCCGGCGTGCGCCATCATCGGCGAGGGCCTCACCGAGGGCATGGACAAGCTCTATGAGATGATCCTGAAACGCAGGAAGTCCCTCAAGCAGAAGAAGAAGCGGTAA